The Chitinophaga lutea genome contains the following window.
GGGTCAACAACATCGCGATCGACGTGCGGTACGCCACCAAGGATAATTTCACCAAAACGGCGCTCTACCCCTTCGCGGCCGTATGGCTCCGGCAGCCGGCCTACGAAGCCCTGCTGCGGTTGCAGGAATACCTGGAGCCCATCGGCCTGGGGCTGAAGATATTCGACGGTTACCGCCCCTACCGGGTCACGGAAAAGATGTGGGAAATTGTGCCGGACGACCGGTACGCCGCCAACCCGAAAACCGGCTCGGGCCATAACCGGGGCGTGGCGGTAGACCTGACGCTCATTTACCTCAAAACCGGCAAAGAGCTACCCATGCCCACGCCGTACGACGATTTTACCGAAAAAGCCCACCACGACTATATGGACCTCGACGCTGAAGTGATCGAGAACCGCACCCTGCTGCGCACCCTCATGGAAGCCCATGGCTTTGTGGCCCTTGAAACGGAGTGGTGGCATTACGCCCTGAAAGACGCCGCCCGTTTTCCGCTGATGGATATCGGGTTTGAGGAGTTGAAGTAATTTTTATAGTTTAACAGCCTAATTCGCTACTCGTCTATGGTAAAAATGAAATTTCTGATGACCGCAGCACTCGCACTGATCTGCGGTATCAGCACAGCCCAGCAATCCAAAAACGGATGGTACCAGCTTTTTAACGGGAAAGACCTGAAAGACTGGAACGTCAAAATCAGAGGCTACGATCTCGACGACAACTACGGCAACACCTTCCGTGTGAAAGACGGGAAGCTGACCGTGTCGTACGACCAATACACCGCGTTCGACGAAAAGTATGGTCACATTTTCCACAAGAAAAAATTCTCCGCCTACCTGCTGGTGATGGAGTACCGCTTTGTGGGCGAACAGGTAAAAGGCGGCCCCGGTTGGGCCTGGCGCAACAGCGGCGCCATGATCCACGGCCAGCCCGCCGCCACGATGGGAAAAGACCAGGACTTCCCCATCTCCATCGAAGTGCAGCTGCTCGGCGGCAGGGAAACCGGCAACCGTACCACGGCCAACCTGTGCACGCCCGGCACCAACGTGGTGATGAACAACAAACTCATCACCGCCCACTGCATCGATTCAAAATCGCAAACCTACCGCGGCGACGTATGGGTACGCGCGGAAATACTGGTGCTCGGCGATTCCATCATCAAACA
Protein-coding sequences here:
- a CDS encoding M15 family metallopeptidase — encoded protein: MKNIFILCLLLWPAMLPAQEIPLNKYGLPVISSVPLYEQQVKANSEMRLVRVNNIAIDVRYATKDNFTKTALYPFAAVWLRQPAYEALLRLQEYLEPIGLGLKIFDGYRPYRVTEKMWEIVPDDRYAANPKTGSGHNRGVAVDLTLIYLKTGKELPMPTPYDDFTEKAHHDYMDLDAEVIENRTLLRTLMEAHGFVALETEWWHYALKDAARFPLMDIGFEELK
- a CDS encoding 3-keto-disaccharide hydrolase; the encoded protein is MTAALALICGISTAQQSKNGWYQLFNGKDLKDWNVKIRGYDLDDNYGNTFRVKDGKLTVSYDQYTAFDEKYGHIFHKKKFSAYLLVMEYRFVGEQVKGGPGWAWRNSGAMIHGQPAATMGKDQDFPISIEVQLLGGRETGNRTTANLCTPGTNVVMNNKLITAHCIDSKSQTYRGDVWVRAEILVLGDSIIKHIVEKDTVLVYEKPQIGGGSVSGHDPALKKDGQLLSEGSISLQSESHPVEYRKVEVFDLAPYMKDRKKLAKKLAELQKRK